A window from Physeter macrocephalus isolate SW-GA chromosome 11, ASM283717v5, whole genome shotgun sequence encodes these proteins:
- the DTWD1 gene encoding tRNA-uridine aminocarboxypropyltransferase 1 isoform X2, with product MSLSTPIFLKEREEDNSKFVEIQQSQTTSIAAEYPLQNLCLASQEVLQKAQQNGRSKCLRCGGSRMFYCYTCYVPVENVPIEQIPRVKLPLKIDIIKHPNETDGKSTAIHAKLLAPEFVNIYTYPCIPEYEEKDHEVALVFPGPKSVSVKEISFHLQEKIQNNVGGKNDDLDKPFIKRKKTEEQDLNDSKCKDTTLKKIVFIDSTWNQTNKIFTDERLQGLLQVELKTRKTCFWRHQKGKPDTFLSTIEAIYYFLVARTCLRMKPAKESRVERKRLSPEDII from the exons ATGTCTCTCAGTACACCTATATTTctcaaagaaagggaagaagataaTTCAAAATTTGTGGAAATACAACAGTCACAAACTACATCCATAGCTGCAGAATATCCTCTTCAAAACTTATGCTTAGCATCTCAAGAAGTTCTTCAAAAAGCTCAGCAAAATGGAAGATCAAAATGTCTCAGGTGTGGTGGTTCAAGAATGTTCTACTGCTATACATGTTACGTCCCAGTTGAGAATGTACCTATTGAACAGATACCACGTGTGAAG cTTCCATTGAAGATTGACATCATTAAACATCCAAATGAAACAGATGGCAAAAGCACTGCTATACATGCAAAACTCTTAGCACCTgaatttgtgaatatttataCATATCCTTGTATTCCAGAATATGAAGAAAAGGACCATGAA GTTGCACTTGTTTTTCCTGGACCTAAGTCTGTTTCAgtaaaagaaatttcttttcatctccaaGAAAAGATTCAAAATAATGTTGGAGGCAAAAATGATGACCTTGACAAGCCATTCATTAAACGCAAGAAAACTGAAGAACAGGATTTGAatgacagcaagtgcaaagacacaacactgaaaaaaattgtattcatAGATAGCACCTggaaccaaacaaacaaaatattcacTGATGAGAGACTgcaag GGTTGCTACAAGTTGagttgaaaacaagaaaaacttgCTTTTGGCGCCATCAAAAAGGAAAGCCAGATACCTTCCTTTCCACAATTGAAGCCATTTACTACTTTCTG GTGGCAAGAACTTGCCTTAGAATGAAGCCAGCAAAAGAAAGcagagtggaaagaaaaagactgagtcCTGAGGACATCATTTAA
- the DTWD1 gene encoding tRNA-uridine aminocarboxypropyltransferase 1 isoform X1 produces the protein MSLSTPIFLKEREEDNSKFVEIQQSQTTSIAAEYPLQNLCLASQEVLQKAQQNGRSKCLRCGGSRMFYCYTCYVPVENVPIEQIPRVKLPLKIDIIKHPNETDGKSTAIHAKLLAPEFVNIYTYPCIPEYEEKDHEVALVFPGPKSVSVKEISFHLQEKIQNNVGGKNDDLDKPFIKRKKTEEQDLNDSKCKDTTLKKIVFIDSTWNQTNKIFTDERLQGLLQVELKTRKTCFWRHQKGKPDTFLSTIEAIYYFLVDYHTDILKEKYKGQYDNLLFFYSFMHQLVKNAKCPGDKETRKLTH, from the exons ATGTCTCTCAGTACACCTATATTTctcaaagaaagggaagaagataaTTCAAAATTTGTGGAAATACAACAGTCACAAACTACATCCATAGCTGCAGAATATCCTCTTCAAAACTTATGCTTAGCATCTCAAGAAGTTCTTCAAAAAGCTCAGCAAAATGGAAGATCAAAATGTCTCAGGTGTGGTGGTTCAAGAATGTTCTACTGCTATACATGTTACGTCCCAGTTGAGAATGTACCTATTGAACAGATACCACGTGTGAAG cTTCCATTGAAGATTGACATCATTAAACATCCAAATGAAACAGATGGCAAAAGCACTGCTATACATGCAAAACTCTTAGCACCTgaatttgtgaatatttataCATATCCTTGTATTCCAGAATATGAAGAAAAGGACCATGAA GTTGCACTTGTTTTTCCTGGACCTAAGTCTGTTTCAgtaaaagaaatttcttttcatctccaaGAAAAGATTCAAAATAATGTTGGAGGCAAAAATGATGACCTTGACAAGCCATTCATTAAACGCAAGAAAACTGAAGAACAGGATTTGAatgacagcaagtgcaaagacacaacactgaaaaaaattgtattcatAGATAGCACCTggaaccaaacaaacaaaatattcacTGATGAGAGACTgcaag GGTTGCTACAAGTTGagttgaaaacaagaaaaacttgCTTTTGGCGCCATCAAAAAGGAAAGCCAGATACCTTCCTTTCCACAATTGAAGCCATTTACTACTTTCTGGTAGATTAtcatactgatattttaaaagagaaatacaaaggacaatatgataatcttttatttttctactcttttatgCACCAGTTGGTAAAGAATGCCAAATGCCCTGGAgacaaggaaacaagaaaacttACCCATTAG